The Sus scrofa isolate TJ Tabasco breed Duroc chromosome 6, Sscrofa11.1, whole genome shotgun sequence region CGAGTCTATGTTAGGAGCCACGTTACAGCCCTGATGCAGAAAGAGACACCCTCCACCCCAGGCACAGCCAGATATAGCCACATCCCTGggatacacaccacacacacgaaAGGAAACCAGAGCAAACATGGGACGCCAAAGTGACAGGGTTTGAAGCTCAGTTTTACCCCCTATCacccctcatctgcaaaatgagcaaaatattaCCCACCCTTAGCTTTGGCATGGCTGGAAGGACTAGCAAGTCAAACAGTATAAACAATACTCAGACCACTATACTGTTCTCATGATTGTTACATCCGTGGCTGGATGTGTGGAGGGCTTGGGATGAAGGTGCCCAGGAGGAGAGGAGGTTGTAGGGAATTCTGCATCCAAGCCTGGGGAGGAGACCAGGTACCAGGAATGGAGTCCCGGCGAGGTGGGTGTGTCTGATGTTGCTTCCTCACCCTCCTCCTTCTTGTCTCACATAGACACCCCCAGCATCGTGGTCCCCCCGGAAGTGGTGGCTGGCACGGAAGTGGAGGTCAGCTGCATGGTGCCTGACAACTGCCCTGAGCTGCACCCGGAGCTGAGCTGGCTGGGCCACGAGGGGCTGGGGGAGCCGGCTGTGCTGGGGCGGCTGCGCGAGGACGAGGGCACCTGGGTGCAGGTGTCGCTGCTACACTTCGTGCCCACCAGGGAGGCCAACGGCCACCGGCTCGGCTGCCAGGCTCCTTCCCCAACACCAGCCTGCAGTTCGAGGGCTACGCCAGCCTGAACGTCAAGTGTGAGCCCgggggcgggccgggggcggggcggggtccgggccgggggcggggcctacGGCGGGGCCCGCTGACTCCCGGGGCTCCGCCCCGCTGCCCGCAGACCCCCCGGTGATTGTGGAGGTGAACTCTTCGGTGGAGGCCATCGAGGGTTCCCACGTCAGCCTGCTCTGCGGGGCTGACAGCAACCCGCCACCGCTGCTGACCTGGATGCGGGACGGCGCGGTGCTCCAGGAGGCCGTGGCCGAGAGCCTGTCCCTGGAGCTGGACGAGGTGACTCCCGCCGAGGACGGCGTCTACGCCTGCCTGGCCGAGAATGCCTATGGCCAGGACAACCGCACCGTGGAGCTCAGCGTCATGTGTGAGTTTCCGCCCTGTGTTTGCCCCCCCAGGGAGCTAGGGTTGGGGTTGCCattggggccatacctgcggtTGAGGTGAAGTTAGAGAGGAGGTTGCAGGTTAAGGAGTTCCTTCATTCTTTCCACATCTGGTGAGCACCTATGCTGCACCACTCTCTGGGCTAGGACAAGTGGGGAAGACACAAATGCAGTCTTGCCCCCTGGGAAAGGCTGTTAAATTCAGCTTCCTGGGGCTGGATCTGGgcaaggaatctgcatttttaaatgagCCCCATTGCAGTTCCAGTGGGAGAGTTGAGGGGAGCCCAAGCCTCACCCAGCCCCTGTGCACACCAGGAAGCCATGGGActccagggggaggggctggtcAGACAGGGTTCTCAGCTAGAAGCCAGCagaggtcattcattcattcattcacaaatatttattgaggcaaaatgcccagggctggggataataataatgacagctCCAGCCAACATTTACTCAGCAGTTTTTGAGGGCCTTACAGAAATACTCTTCCCCCAGGCACCCCATGGCTGGCCTCTACCCACCTCCTTCTGGGCTCACAGGAGCCTTCCTTCAGCTTCCTAGTTCACATTGTAACTACCCTGATTTCCCATCccacctttatttttctccaaagtgCGTATCCTCATCTTGCGAACTGTATGTTTGATTTACTTATATAGCATCTGTCCATGTGGGCAAGGCTCTTCATCTGCCTTGTTCAGGCTAACACATTGCTGGTAACAACAGTAGGTTCTCAGTGACTGCTGTGAggttgggactttttttttttttttttttttttgtccttttagggccacacacctgtggcatatggaggttctcaggctaggggttgaatcagagctgtagccactggcctacaccatagccacagcaatacaggatctgagctgtgactgcactctacaccacagctcatggcaacaccagacccttaacccactgagcagagccagggatcaaacctgggtcctcatggatactgatcgggtttgttactgctgggccacaatgggaactccagtttgggaCTATTATTaagcccattttccagatgagaaaaatggGGCCCAGAAGGATAAGCCATGAGTCTACACAGCTGGGAAGGAGCAGAGATGGCACCGGAACCCCTGTCTCTGTCAATGAGATAGCCAGGCCTGGCATTACCTGAGTCTCCCTGAGCTGGTGTGCTCCGATTGTGGTGTCAGGGGTCACATTTGTGGGTGGGAGTTGGCCAGAAGCCGAGGCACCCCTGGCTTCTGACCACTGGCCCCCTGTCCTGCCCCCCAGATGCACCCTGGAAGCCGACGGTGAACGGGACAGTGGTGGCCGTGGAGGGAGAGACAGTCTCCATCTTGTGCTCCACACAGAGCAACCCGGATCCTATTATCACCATCTTCAAGGAGAAGCAGATTCTGGCCACTGTCATCTATGAGAGcgagctgcagctggagctgccggccgtCACGCCCGAGGATGACGGAGAGTACTGGTGTGTGGCCGAGAACCAGTATGGCCAGAGGGCCACCGCCTTCAACCTATCTGTGGAGTGTGAGTACCCCCTCCgttcccctgcccctccccacccccatgccctgCGGAGGGTGTGTTCTGGGGGACACCCCGGTTACTGGGGGGACCCTGTGCATCCCAACAAAGAGTCAGCTTTGCTCCGGCAGACGAgggtggggaaggcagggaagCGGAATCCGCAGCAAGAAAATACAAGTCCccccctgaggagttcccgttgtagctcagcgggttaggaacccgacatagtgtctgtgaggatgtgggttcaatccctggcctcactcagtgggttaaggatctggcactgccgtggctgtggcgaaggtgggcagctgcagctctgatttgacccctagcctgggaacttcatatgcagcaggtatggccctaaaaagaaaaaaataaagtcccatCTGAGACCAGGATGTCCACACATCCTGGGGTGGGCTTTTGACCAAGATTTCTGAAGCCTGAGGCCACTGTCCCTTTTCATTAACTAAAACaataaccagagttcccgtcctggcgcagtggttaacgaatccgactaggaaccatgaggttgcgggttcgatccctggcctcgctcagtgggtgaaggatccggtgttgccatgagttgtggtgtaggtcgcagatgaggctcggatccgcgttgctgtggctctggcgtaggccggtggctacagctccgattggacccctagcctgggaacctccctatgcggtgagagtggccctagaaaaggcaaaaagacaaaacaaacaaacaaacaaacaataaccaCGGCATCTGAGCCCTGTGGAGCATCGCTGGGTTCTAGGCGCTGAGGGAGGCGCTGTATAGGAACCCGCTCTTTCGTCTTCACGACATCCCAGTGAGAAAGGTTCTCTCACTGTCCCCCATTGCCAGAGAAGGAAACCAAGGCCCTGAGAGGTTATCCCccggcccaaggtcacacagccagaaaaCGGCAGAACTGCGATGCGGACCCCGTGGTCTGGCCAAAGTTGACGTCATCCTGTGTTACGACATCAGAACCATCCATCAAGCAGTTGTTTTGTGCAAGGCCGTGTGgcttggtgggaggtggggatgaAACCAAGGGGACAGCAAGTGTATTACTAGATATAGCGCAGCCAGAGAAATGAGACGATGCACATAAAAAGCCAACTGTCTTAGGAATGAAGCTCATTGTTCCACTGCCAATGTCAACCAGCGCCCTTCCTGACCCTCTCTGTGGGTagactgccccacccccaccccggccctcaTCCGGGTCACAGCTCCTAAGCCACAgttttccctccccctcctctagCAGCTCCATCTGGAATGTCCCCTCTGTATTTCCATTTCCCCTGTTCCCTCTCAGCGCCAGCCTGGCCTCTGGTACCTGTCTCCAAATGTCACCCCTCCCGGCCTCAATGATACCACCTACAAACAGTCCctgttctcccccaccccccacccccctacccccccacccccggcccatCTGCCAGAAGGGATGGAGCACAGTCCTACTCAATACTCTGCCCTTCGCTTAGTCAGTGGGGACTCTCTTCCTGGAGTGTCATCTTCCACGGCAAGGCCATGGATGTCACTGCTCTTTGGGGACCTTCCCTCTCGGGTCTCTGCTGGCCCGTGGCATGCAATGTGATCGTGCGGATGGGTTGCCGGGTTCCCTGCCTTCTCCATACCTACTCTCCTTTCTGCTGCATGCTTTTCCCAAGCCAGGGGGTCTCAGGAGTTAGAGAACCCCCCGGGAATCTGCTGGAAGCCCCTGAACCTACATTCAGTGCCATCtcatccctttctttcctttctttttttttttttttttttttttttgctatttttagggccacacctgcagcatatggaggttcctaggataggggtcgaatcggagctgtagccaccggcctacaccagagccacagcaatgccagatccgagctgcgtctgccacctacgccacagctcatggcaacactggatccttaacccactaagcgaggccagggatcgaacccacatcctcatggatattagtaaggTTTGTCACTGCTGCGCCAAaaaggggaactcccatcttatCCATTTCCAGTCGCGGACCCTCCTGTGTAATAAGAGCAGCCACAGCAAATGATCATTAAGGGCCTACTCTGAGCAAGGAGTTACATCCCTGGCACGTGTTATTTTGCTGGCCCGCGTGGTCGCCCGGCAGAGCAGCCACGTTTTGCCATTATGCCCCTTCACTGAAAGAAACAGCAGGTCAGAATTCCCCAAGACCAGGCAGCTGGAAGGCTGGCCACTGCCAGGATTCTTCTGGATTCTGTCTGCCCAGTTCTTAAACCTCTGGCTGCCACACCTCCCCTGCTGACCTTCATACCCAGGGACTCGCTCAGTCGGGctttttttgaaaacaaacaaataaacagattCAGAGAATGAGGTCTTCAATCTGCTGAAGCAGAAAAGCTGggctccccaccctcacccctgctgAGCCCATCTCTGGGCTTCAAGGCCAGTATCACAGGGCTTGCCATCTTTGAGTCCAGCCTCAGGCTGCTGGGCAGAGTCATCCCTCAGACCCCTCTCTGTCCCCGAGGTCTgggtcccctagcctggggcttCCATGCTCGCTGACAATGGTGGGTGCTCCTGAGTGGGGTTCCCAGCACAGCGTGGTATGTGCAGAGCGCTCACCCTTACTGAGAGCTTATGATGAGCAGGGGCTGGGTCTGAGCCCTTTGCACGTGTCGACCTATTTCGTTCTCACCACAGTGTGATTGGGGGCAGGGACTGCTCCTCACCCCCGTTGAATAGGAGGAAACTGAAGTGTCACTGGTGTCCAGCACCTGACAGCCAAACTGACCtgggtctgaatcccagctcCTTGCTGTGTGGTCCCAAACAAGTGACTTCGCCTTTGCTCAGCTGATTCTCTTCTCTGAAAAACAGGCCTAACAGTATCTAAATCCCAATGAGTTGTGAAGACTAAGGAAATTATAGTGGGCGCCCACAGCGCCTGACACGTGCCTTGTGCCCCACAAGTCTCAGGCAGCCTGGCAGTTCCCATTCATCTTTCCTTTGGACTCTGCCTCCCTGTGGCCAAGGCTTTGCTCACGGGCTCCCTCTGCTGGATGGTTCTATGCATCTACTCCTGAATCCCTGGGTGGGCTGTAAAGCCTTCTTTTCAACACTCACGTGCCCACTTCCCAGCAGAGTCCCCCCAGCCCCTCACAAGTTAAGGACCATTATCCTTGTCTGCACAGAGGAGAACTCCATCCTAGAGGCCCAGCAGTCTCAGAGTGGCCCGACTGCAGCCATCAGCCAGTAGATGACggagctgggattcaagccaGAGCTGTCTGTCCTCAAACTTCCCATTCTTTGTGGGACTTGGGGTTTGTATAGTGTCAATCAGGGTTTCACAGGTCTCGAGGCTGCTGGCCACACCGCAAAGATGCTGAGCATACACAGCAAAGATGAATGGGTGTCGGCGTTTCCGCAGCATCGAGGGCAGACAGCATCATAGCAGCACCTGCAGTGCAGTCTTCAATGaaagggttttattttaaaattaatgaccaTCAGTTTAGGTTTGTCATTACTAATTTAATTTGTTAACATGACAGCAAGTATAGTGCATGCCTAAACAGAATTTggaatatttaacttttaatttattaGACTTAGAGATATGTACACATCGAGGTTCCAAATGGGAATAATCCCTATTGCAAATATACAGGTAACATGACTCCCCACCCATCACTGTTACCTgcgtattcctttttttttttttttttttttggcggggggtgggaggCTTGCCGGCAGCATGCatgatttcccaggccagagatgaaaccgaggtcacagcagtgacaacgccaaatccttaaccactaggccacaagaaACTCTCCTTCATAGTCTGTTTTTTTTGctggaaattgaaaataaatggagTAGGTGCACCAAGGGCCTTTTGCTCGCGTGTAAGTGGGTTTTGGTCAAAACtgagagaagttcccgtcgtggctcaggggttaatcaatccgactaggaaccacgaggttttgggttcgatccctggctgccttgctcagtgggttaaggatccagcattgccgtgagctgtggtgtaggtcgcagacgccagtctgatcctgcgttgctgtggctgtggcataggccgacggctacagctctgattaaacccctagcctgggaacctccagatgccgcgggtgcggccctagaaaaggcagaaagatttaaaaaaaaaaaagctgagaaccAGAGCTCAATCTAGAGTGAGCAGAAGGGATGCCAGATTCTCCAGGAGGGAAAGAGAACATGGTTTAAAAAGGAACAGGTGGCGTGGCaattaaggattcggtgttgtcattgctgtggtacaggtttgacccctggcccaggaacctcatGCTTCAGGCGGGGCCAAAAAAACAAGTAACATTCAATATTCGATTATACGTtcatattttggaaaaagaaaccaATCATCCTAGTATCACGTTTGTAATTGGCAGCAAAGCAAAGCTCGATAAAATGATCTTGGGTGGAAGGTGGTGTTTGGTGCCCCAGggaagccagggagggagggagggtcaggatgcagggggctgggtggggggtgtTCCCAGGAGCATCTGCAGGAAGGCCTGAAAGGGACGCTGGCTGCGTTCAGGAGCTGATCCCAGAGCGCCTGCTAGGCCTGTGCTAAGTGTGGGCGACAGAATGGCATGGCGACAGAGCAAGAGGCCGTCTTGGTGGAAACAGGAGGCCCGCTCTGTGGGAATATCACGCAGGCTGGGGAGGAAAGCCGGGTGAGTGGTGAGTGATGCAAGAGTGGTCTGTGCAGATGCTGAGTGGGGTGAGGGCGGGAGTGCGGCACGTGTCAGGGAAGGGATCCCGGCTCAGGGAAGAAACGAAGGTCTCTGGGTGGGAAAGCGCTCCTTGAGAATGAGAAACAGCCAGGAGGCTGGCGTGATTCGAAGGGAATGATGGGGGCGAGAGCAGGAGATTGGTGCACAAGGAGGGCCTGAGGGCCTTGCAGACGAAGGCAAAGAGTGTGGGTTTCCTTCTGAGCGACAGAGGGAGCGATTGGAGGCGCGTTTTGAGCAGGGAGCCTCATGATCTGTCTTTCAAGGTGAATGAAGTCTGGGTGCAAGAGAGCGAGTGCCAAAGGGCTCCTGGCTGAGACCGCCCAGGCGTCCCCGAGGCCCCGCCTCCAGCCCACCGGGTCTGGGTCTGGGTCTCGCCTCGCAGTTGCGCCTGTGATCCTCCTGGAGTCCCACTGTGCGGCAGCCCGCGACACGGTGCAGTGCCTGTGCGTGGTGAAAGCCAACCCGGAGCCGACCGTGGCCTTCGAGCTGCCCTCGCGCAACGTGACTGTGAACGAGACGGAGCGGGAGTTCGTGTACTCGGAGCGCAGCGGCCTCCTGCTCTCCAGCATCCTCACGCTGCGGGGGcaggcccaggccccaccccgcGTCATCTGCACCTCGCGAAACCTCTATGGCACCAAGAGCCTGGAGCTGCCCTTCCAGGGAGCCCGTGAGTGGTGTGGCCCGGGCATGGGAGCCACGGGAGGGAGGGGGCTTCCCCTTGGATCCAAGCTCCCCTCTCTCTCCGAGGCTGACCATCCTCGACTGAGCACGGGTCAGGCTGCGCACATGATCCGACGCTAAAGGAGCCCTCCCCAGCTGGTTAGCAGAGGCTGCCCTGAGCTTGCCTCTCCCCAGGGCCCTCCAGGACAGCCAGTGGGTATAAGGATGTGCCAGCTATGTCAATATCACCCTCATGCCTGCCCCAGCCCCCGCTGCCTGAGAACCCAGGTGTCCTCACTCCCACCAGGAGTCCTAAAGGCGCCTGGGTCTTCTTTTTCCTCAGACCGCCTGATGTGGGCCAAAATTGGGCCGGTGGGAGCTGTGGTCGCCTTCGCCATCCTAATTGCCATCGTCTGCTACATCACCCAGACACGCAGAAAGTGAGTGAGTGGCTGGCCAGGacggagctgggggtggggagcctctAAGGGAAGGGGGCGTGCAGATCagttgggggctgggggttgcTGATCCACGTGCAGGAGGGCAGATTCCGCTCTGAGGATGTTCAGCTGGATGGAAGAGCAAGAGCTTTGGCTGAAACAAGCTGCTGTGGTTGGGCTCACGTGCAGCTGCCTGTGCTGAGCTCTTCCCACCAGTCAGAACCTGTCTCCGAATTCTATGCCATGGCCTCCTGCCACTACCGTGTGATGGGAGAACCAGTACCCCTGGCTCACAGCCACGGCTCAGTCACGGTTGATTCCGGAAGCCTCAGTGATTACACATTGCAGTAACAAAAATGCTCCcca contains the following coding sequences:
- the MAG gene encoding LOW QUALITY PROTEIN: myelin-associated glycoprotein (The sequence of the model RefSeq protein was modified relative to this genomic sequence to represent the inferred CDS: inserted 1 base in 1 codon), whose protein sequence is MHRTACIRGKRVLKAKKGRPLETLATALSFQWGQKTFPTQGDGAVAHLLYKMIFLTALPLFWIMISASRGGHWGAWMPSSISAFEGTCVSIPCRFDFPDELRPAVVHGVWYFNSPYPKNYPPVVFKSRTQVVHESFQGRSRLLGDLGLRNCTLLLSNLSPELGGKYYFRGDLGGYNQYTFSEHSVLDIINTPSIVVPPEVVAGTEVEVSCMVPDNCPELHPELSWLGHEGLGEPAVLGRLREDEGTWVQVSLLHFVPTREANGHRLGCQXSFPNTSLQFEGYASLNVKYPPVIVEVNSSVEAIEGSHVSLLCGADSNPPPLLTWMRDGAVLQEAVAESLSLELDEVTPAEDGVYACLAENAYGQDNRTVELSVMYAPWKPTVNGTVVAVEGETVSILCSTQSNPDPIITIFKEKQILATVIYESELQLELPAVTPEDDGEYWCVAENQYGQRATAFNLSVEFAPVILLESHCAAARDTVQCLCVVKANPEPTVAFELPSRNVTVNETEREFVYSERSGLLLSSILTLRGQAQAPPRVICTSRNLYGTKSLELPFQGAHRLMWAKIGPVGAVVAFAILIAIVCYITQTRRKKNVTESPSFSAGDTPPVLFSSDFRISGAPEKYESERRLGSERRLLGLRGEPPELDLSYSHSDLGKRPTKDSYTLTEELAEYAEIRVK